The Alteripontixanthobacter sp. genome has a window encoding:
- the prsR gene encoding PEP-CTERM-box response regulator transcription factor gives MSQSKPEALPKLLIVEDDPGLKAQLKWAYEDFEVIIAGDRESALTALRSEEPAVVTLDLGLPPDPDGVSEGFAVLDAIMELKPDTKVIVATGHEARESALTAIERGAYDFYRKPIDIEALGLIVHRAFGLHRIEAENRRLAAQAGDDRKVLGKLITNAPEMVKVARTIERVARTNASVMLLGASGTGKELLARGLHDASERKDGAFVAINCAAIPENLLESELFGHEKGAFTGAVKTTEGKIELAQGGTLFLDEVGDIPLPLQVKLLRFLQERTIERIGGRKPIAVDTRIVCATHQDVEAMAGEGTFREDLFYRLAEIVIKIPTLAERAGDPALLAKYFLGRFAREMNPQVKGFAPDALAAIDMHEWPGNVRELENRVKRAVIMADARLISAEDLDLQNGEDEDASALNLKSAREESDRKLIRHALARSEGNISGTARMLGISRPTLYDLLKQYDLQA, from the coding sequence GTGTCGCAATCGAAACCCGAAGCCTTGCCCAAGCTGCTGATCGTGGAAGACGATCCCGGTCTTAAGGCGCAGCTTAAATGGGCTTACGAAGATTTCGAGGTGATCATCGCCGGTGACCGCGAAAGCGCGCTGACTGCTTTGCGCAGCGAGGAGCCCGCAGTGGTCACGCTGGACCTTGGCCTGCCGCCCGACCCCGACGGGGTGAGCGAGGGTTTCGCCGTGCTCGATGCGATCATGGAGTTGAAACCGGACACCAAGGTGATCGTTGCGACAGGGCACGAGGCCCGCGAAAGCGCGCTGACCGCGATCGAGCGCGGGGCGTATGATTTCTACCGCAAGCCGATCGATATCGAGGCGCTGGGGCTGATCGTCCACCGCGCCTTCGGCCTTCACCGGATCGAGGCGGAAAACCGCCGATTGGCCGCACAGGCAGGCGACGATCGCAAGGTGTTGGGCAAGCTGATCACCAACGCCCCCGAAATGGTCAAGGTCGCGCGCACGATCGAGCGGGTGGCGCGCACCAATGCCTCGGTCATGTTGCTGGGCGCGAGCGGCACGGGCAAGGAATTGCTCGCCCGCGGCCTGCACGATGCCAGCGAGCGCAAGGACGGCGCGTTCGTCGCGATCAACTGCGCGGCGATTCCGGAAAACCTGCTGGAAAGCGAGCTGTTCGGCCATGAAAAGGGTGCTTTCACCGGCGCGGTGAAGACCACCGAGGGCAAGATCGAGCTCGCGCAAGGCGGCACTCTGTTCCTGGACGAGGTGGGCGACATCCCGCTGCCCTTGCAGGTCAAGTTGCTGCGGTTCCTGCAGGAACGCACGATCGAGCGGATCGGCGGGCGCAAGCCCATCGCGGTCGATACGCGGATCGTCTGCGCCACTCATCAGGATGTCGAGGCAATGGCGGGCGAGGGTACGTTCCGCGAGGATCTGTTCTACCGCCTGGCCGAAATCGTCATCAAGATACCCACTCTGGCAGAGCGGGCGGGCGATCCTGCCTTGCTGGCAAAATATTTCCTCGGCCGCTTTGCGCGCGAGATGAACCCGCAGGTCAAGGGCTTCGCCCCCGACGCGCTGGCCGCGATCGATATGCATGAATGGCCGGGCAATGTTCGCGAGCTGGAGAACCGGGTCAAGCGCGCCGTGATCATGGCGGACGCCCGCCTGATCAGTGCCGAAGACCTCGACCTGCAAAATGGCGAGGACGAGGATGCCAGCGCGCTCAACCTGAAATCGGCACGCGAGGAATCCGATCGCAAGCTGATCCGCCATGCGCTGGCGCGCAGCGAAGGCAATATTTCGGGAACCGCGCGGATGCTCGGGATCAGCCGCCCGACGCTTTACGACCTGCTCAAGCAGTATGATTTGCAGGCTTAG
- a CDS encoding tetratricopeptide repeat protein yields MICRLSLTAPLTLILAACSAEVDELPPLEQAHAALQRGDGYSAEVRLREMLDTGTPPAELAAYLGKAELQQGNLPEARQWLQSGDFSEATRGLGFHTLGRVEMADGNLPAAGLAFDRAYEFIPDDPGLWVDIGRLRYRGGAQTEAIEASIRAAELGPQHPRALQFRAQLVRDSRGLREALEWFERAVAATPDDPELLADYAATLGELGRAREMLEIVRRIAVIDPANRQMLYLQAVLAARAGDWSLAQTLLTRSGHVERGIPAALLLSGIVDLENGNAASAAQAFGRLEAMQPENRRVRLLLARSLDQAGNHAELLARFRPDAELPNASPYLLTLVGRAYEAQGQREEAAQFLDRAAQARSGNLVALRGNMALGVLRNRGELAPGETLALVRDLIVSGERAEAARRADAFLRDHPGSADAMALAGDALLANYRIDAALAHYRKSADIRLPWPLARKMIYALNSAQRPSDARNLLERHLAGDPFNAEAANLLARAEFDAGRFARAAILADHAIEIGGGRDPYLLALRAQVALRGGETGSETGSNTGAETFARRARSLQPLNRAANDTLALVLAQQQAAKDPATR; encoded by the coding sequence ATGATTTGCAGGCTTAGCCTTACCGCCCCGCTGACGCTAATCCTGGCGGCATGTAGCGCCGAGGTGGATGAGCTGCCGCCGCTGGAACAGGCGCATGCCGCATTGCAGCGGGGCGATGGATATTCTGCAGAAGTGCGCCTGCGCGAGATGCTGGATACAGGCACGCCGCCGGCCGAGCTGGCAGCCTATCTGGGCAAGGCTGAACTGCAGCAGGGCAATTTGCCCGAGGCACGCCAATGGTTGCAATCCGGCGACTTCAGCGAGGCGACGCGGGGCCTGGGCTTCCACACGCTGGGCCGGGTGGAAATGGCCGATGGTAATTTGCCCGCGGCCGGGCTGGCCTTTGACCGAGCGTACGAGTTCATCCCCGACGATCCCGGCCTGTGGGTGGATATCGGGCGGCTGCGTTATCGCGGCGGTGCACAGACGGAGGCGATCGAGGCCAGTATCCGCGCCGCCGAATTAGGCCCGCAGCATCCGCGCGCATTGCAATTCCGCGCCCAGCTGGTGCGCGATTCGCGCGGGCTGCGCGAAGCGCTGGAGTGGTTCGAGCGCGCTGTCGCTGCCACTCCGGACGATCCGGAACTGCTCGCCGATTACGCCGCCACGCTGGGCGAGTTGGGCCGCGCCCGCGAGATGCTGGAGATCGTCCGCCGTATCGCGGTGATCGACCCGGCCAATCGCCAAATGCTCTATTTGCAAGCCGTGCTGGCCGCGCGCGCAGGCGATTGGTCGCTCGCTCAAACGCTGCTCACCAGAAGCGGGCATGTGGAACGCGGCATCCCAGCGGCATTGCTGCTGTCGGGCATTGTCGACCTCGAAAACGGCAATGCTGCATCCGCCGCGCAGGCTTTCGGCAGGCTGGAAGCGATGCAGCCGGAAAACCGCCGGGTGCGGCTGTTGCTCGCCCGTTCGCTGGACCAGGCAGGCAATCATGCGGAGCTGCTTGCCCGCTTTCGCCCCGATGCCGAATTGCCGAACGCCTCGCCCTATTTGTTGACGCTGGTTGGCCGCGCTTACGAAGCGCAGGGTCAGCGTGAGGAGGCCGCGCAGTTCCTCGACCGCGCGGCGCAAGCACGCTCGGGCAATCTGGTCGCGCTGCGCGGCAATATGGCGCTCGGCGTGCTGCGGAACCGCGGTGAGCTGGCCCCCGGGGAGACGCTGGCGCTGGTGCGCGATTTGATCGTATCGGGCGAACGCGCTGAGGCGGCGCGGCGGGCCGACGCCTTCCTGCGCGATCATCCGGGATCCGCCGATGCGATGGCGCTTGCAGGCGATGCGCTGCTGGCGAATTACCGGATCGACGCGGCGCTGGCGCACTATCGCAAATCGGCGGATATCAGGCTGCCCTGGCCGCTCGCCAGGAAAATGATCTACGCACTGAACTCCGCACAGCGGCCATCCGATGCGCGCAATTTGCTGGAACGGCATCTGGCCGGCGATCCGTTCAACGCTGAAGCGGCGAACCTGCTGGCACGGGCGGAGTTCGATGCCGGCCGGTTCGCGCGCGCGGCCATATTGGCAGATCATGCGATAGAAATCGGCGGCGGCCGCGATCCCTATCTGCTGGCGCTGCGTGCGCAGGTCGCCCTGCGCGGCGGTGAGACTGGCTCTGAGACTGGCTCTAACACTGGGGCCGAGACTTTCGCGCGCCGCGCACGCTCGCTCCAACCGCTGAACCGCGCGGCCAATGACACGCTGGCCTTGGTATTGGCGCAGCAGCAAGCGGCGAAAGATCCGGCCACGCGCTAG